One Trichoplusia ni isolate ovarian cell line Hi5 chromosome 6, tn1, whole genome shotgun sequence DNA segment encodes these proteins:
- the LOC113495377 gene encoding inactive pancreatic lipase-related protein 1-like: MKLLLLFILYYMQWIGSWSKGDFEKYGPLSIALKMVKCDHNRDLDLDVSGIEVYFYDYKNGDVHSFPINEAAHGILSLPNLDKVKKIFMFVGGFKSNINKNTENRVRETFKNFPNSYLMIVDHSPYTNDNDGKKKSYERSVKYVYYIGKQLAQMLVGLYQGGISPKTIHCIGHSLGSQILGHVGENFIKATGQKISRITALDPAGPCFSNSLIEEQIRAGVADYVEVYHCNAGGLGTSSVLGDVDFFVNKGQTQPNCGKTLVPGILESSFSAKCNHRTCVMMWLASVANPDWYPAYKCDKYKNFKVGKCSRNDRTTAGFWNPGNATGVYYFSTEGYNFEN, encoded by the exons atgaaattgttattgttatttattttatattatatgcaGTGGATAGGGTCGTGGAGTAAAGGTGATTTTGAGAAATATGGACCTCTCAGTATTGCTTTGAAAATGGTTAAAT GTGATCACAACAGGGACCTTGATCTCGACGTTAGCGGTATCGAAGTGTACTTCTACGACTATAAAAATGGCGACGTCCATTCCTTCCCTATTAACGAAGCAGCACATGGCATCCTGTCATTACCAAACTTGGATAAAGTCAAGAAAATCTTCATGTTTGTCGGAGGATTTAAGTCCAACATCAACAAGAATACGGAGAACCGTGTCAGGGAAACCTTCAAAAACTTTCCCAACAGCTACCTAATGATCGTAGATCACTCACCCTACACTAACGACAATGATGGCAAGAAGAAAAGCTACGAAAGGTCCGTCAAATACGTCTACTACATTGGAAAGCAGTTGGCCCAAATGTTGGTCGGACTGTATCAAGGAGGCATCTCCCCAAAAACTATACACTGCATTGGCCACAGCTTAGGAAGCCAAATATTGGGCCATGTTGGAGAAAACTTCATCAAGGCAACAGGGCAGAAAATCTCAAGGATAACAGCATTGGATCCAGCTGGCCCATGTTTCTCCAACAGTTTGATTGAAGAACAAATTCGTGCTGGAGTAGCTGACTATGTGGAAGTTTATCATTGCAATGCTGGAGGCTTGGGCACATCTAGCGTTTTAGGCGACGTAGACTTTTTCGTGAACAAAGGGCAGACGCAACCTAACTGTGGAAAAACTTTGGTCCCGGGCATCCTGGAATCTTCCTTCTCTGCTAAATGCAACCATAGGACTTGTGTGATGATGTGGCTCGCGTCGGTGGCCAACCCCGACTGGTACCCCGCGTACAAATGCGATAAGTACAAGAACTTTAAGGTAGGCAAGTGTTCTAGGAATGATAGGACTACTGCCGGCTTCTGGAACCCTGGTAACGCGACTGgtgtttattacttttcaacagaaggatataattttgaaaattag